The Streptomyces bacillaris sequence GGTGGTGCGTGGTCCGGTCTGGACCCGAAGCGGCTCGGCGCCCAGCCGCCGCTGCGCCGCTCGCGCCGTGTCAACGCCCCCATCGAACCGAAGGAGGCGTGAGATGTCGCGACTCGGCAATCTCGGCGCCCGGCTCTACCGCGGTGAGGTCGGCTACGACTTCATCCGCAACCGCAAGATCTGGTACGGCGTCTCGATCCTGATCACCATCACGGCCATCATCGGCGTGGCGGTCGGCGGTCTCCGCATGGGCATCGAGTTCCAGGGCGGCGCGGTCTTCACGACCGACACCAAGGCCAAGATCTCCACGGCCCAGGCCACCGACGTGGCGACCGAGGCCTCCGGCCACCTGGCCATCGTCCAGGAGCTGGGCAACGGCGGTCTGCGCATCCAGATCACCGAGGTCGACACCGCCAAGGCGAACGAGATCAAGGAGACCCTCTCCGACGAGCTCGGCATCCCCGCGGACGAGATCAACGCGGACCTGGTCGGCCCCAGCTGGGGTGAGCAGATCGCCAACAAGGCCTGGACCGGTCTCGCGGTCTTCATGGTCCTGGTGGTGATCTATCTGGCCATCGCCTTCGAGTGGCGGATGGCCGTCGCCGCCCTCATCGCGCTGATCCACGACATCACCATCACGGTCGGTGTCTACGCCCTGGTCGGCTTCGAGGTCACCCCGGGTACGGTGATCGGTCTGCTGACCATTCTCGGTTACTCCCTGTACGACACGGTGGTGGTCTTCGACAGCCTCAAGGAGGGCCAGAAGGACATCACCAAGCAGACCCGCTTCACGTACAGCGAGATCGCCAACCGGTCGATCAACAGCACCCTGGTCCGCTCCATCAACACCACCGTGGTGGCGCTGCTGCCGGTGGCCGGGCTGCTCTTCATCGGTGGCGGTGTCTTCGGCGCCGGCATGCTGAACGACATCTCGCTCTCGCTCTTCGTGGGTCTCGCCGCCGGTGCGTACTCCTCGATCTTCATCGCCACCCCGCTCGTCGCCGACCTCAAGGAACGCGACCCGCAGATGAAGGCGCTGAAGAAGCGGGTCCTCGCCAAGCGGGCGGCCGCGGCCGCCAAGGGCGAGTCCCCCGAGGACGAGGCTCCCGTGGAGCCGCGCGAGGACGCCGCGACGGCGGGCACGGCGGGCACGGCGGGCTCGGCCATCGGCCGCCCCCGCTCGCACGGCCGCACGCCGGGGAAGCGCTGATGACCAGCACCACCGGATCGACCAGGGAGCTGCTGCTCAGCCGGATCCGCGATGTCGCGGACTACCCGAAGCCGGGCGTGGTGTTCAAGGACATCACCCCGCTCCTGGCCGACCCGGTGGCCTTCACGGCGCTCACCGACGCCCTCGCGGAGCTGTGCGTACGGCACGGCGCCACGAAGATCGTCGGCCTGGAGGCCCGCGGCTTCATCCTGGCCGCGCCCGTCGCGGTCCGGGCGGGCATCGGCTTCGTACCGGTCCGCAAGGCCGGGAAGCTCCCCGGGGCCACGCTCGCCCAGTCCTACGAGCTGGAGTACGGCAGAGCGGAGATCGAGATCCACGCCGAGGACCTCACCGCCGAGGACCGGATCATGGTCATCGACGACGTCCTCGCCACCGGCGGCACCGCCGAGGCATCGCTGGAGCTGATCCGGCGGGCCGGTGCCCAGGTCGCGGGCGTCTCGGTCCTCATGGAGCTGGGCTTCCTGGCGGGCCGGGCCCGGCTGGAGCCGGGGCTGCGGGGCGCTCCGCTGGAGGCCCTGATCACGGTCTGAGCATCCCCGTACAGGAAGGGCGGGCACCCGGGAACATCCGGGTGCCCGCCCTTCGTTCTCCAAGCTCTCACCGTCCCCGGGCGAGGACCTGCCGGGGGATCGTTACCATGGGCTCTCCGGGTACCCCGGATCCGCACGAGGAGCGCTCTTGCCAGACGAGGCCCAGTCAGCCGCCGCCCCGCAGCCCGACAAGCCCGCGGCGGCCCCCGCCACGCCCGCGAAGGCCGCGCCCTCGAACGCGCCGAAGCCCGCGCCCCCGGAGCCCGGCGCAGGCTCCGCGCGCCCCCCGGCCGCCGAGCCGTCCGGCACGTCCGCCGGGAAACCGGCAGACGCCTCCCCGGCCCCCGCGCGCCCGGCCGCCGGGCCGCCCGCCAAGCCCTCCGGCACGCCCCCGCCGAAGCCCCCGGCCCCCACCCCGCCGCCGGCCCCGGTGAAGCCCGCCGCCCCGGCCGGATCTGCCTCCCGCTCCGGCGGCTCCTCCAACCGGGTGCGGGCCCGCCTCGCCCGCCTGGGCGTACAGCGCTCCAGCCCGTACAACCCGGTCCTGGAACCCCTCCTCCGTACGGTCCGGGGCAACGACCCCAAGATCGAGACGGCCACCCTCCGCCAGATCGAGCGCGCCTACCAGGTGGCCGAGCGCTGGCACCGCGGCCAGAAGCGCAAGAGCGGCGACCCGTACATCACCCACCCGCTCGCCGTCACCACGATCCTGGCCGAGCTGGGCATGGATCCGGCCACCCTGATGGCCGGGCTGCTCCACGACACCGTCGAGGACACCGAGTACGGCCTGGACACCCTCAAGCGCGAGTTCGGCGACCAGGTCGCCCTGCTCGTCGACGGCGTCACCAAGCTGGACAAGGTCAAGTTCGGCGAGGCCGCCCAGGCCGAGACCGTACGCAAGATGGTCGTCGCCATGGCCAAGGACCCCCGGGTCCTGGTCATCAAGCTCGCGGACCGCCTGCACAACATGCGCACCATGCGCTATCTCAAGCGGGAGAAGCAGGAGAAGAAGGCCCGCGAGACGCTGGAGATCTACGCCCCGCTGGCACACCGGCTGGGCATGAACACCATCAAGTGGGAGCTGGAGGACCTCGCCTTCGCGATCCTCTACCCCAAGATGTACGACGAGATCGTCCGGCTCGTCGCGGAGCGGGCCCCCAAGCGCGACGAGTACCTGGCCATAGTGACCGACGAGGTCCAGGCCGACCTGCGCGCCGCCCGCATCAAGGCCACTGTCACCGGCCGCCCCAAGCACTACTACAGCGTCTACCAGAAGATGATCGTGCGGGGCCGCGACTTCGCAGAGATCTACGACCTGGTGGGCATCCGCGTGCTCGTCGACACCGTCCGCGACTGCTACGCGGCGCTCGGCACCGTCCACGCCCGGTGGAACCCGGTGCCGGGGCGGTTCAAGGACTACATCGCGATGCCCAAGTTCAACATGTACCAGTCGCTGCACACCACGGTGATCGGTCCCAGCGGCAAGCCCGTCGAGCTGCAGATCCGTACGTTCGACATGCACCGCCGCGCCGAGTACGGCATTGCCGCCCACTGGAAGTACAAGCAGGAGGCCGTCGCGGGCGCCTCCAAGGTCCGTACCGACGTCCCCAAGAACACCGGCCGCGGCCAGGACACCGTCAACGACATGGCGTGGCTGCGCCAGCTCCTGGACTGGCAGAAGGAGACCGAGGACCCCAGCGAGTTCCTGGAGTCCCTGCGCTTCGACCTCTCGCGCAACGAGGTCTTCGTCTTCACGCCCAAGGGCGACGTGATAGCGCTGCCCGCCGGCGCCACCCCGGTCGACTTCGCGTACGCCGTCCACACCGAGGTCGGCCACAGGACAATAGGAGCACGTGTCAACGGGCGGCTCGTCCCGCTCGAATCGACCCTCGACAACGGCGACCTGGTGGAGGTCTTCACCTCCAAGGCTGCCGGAGCGGGCCCCTCCCGGGACTGGCTCGGCTTCGTCAAGTCACCGCGCGCCCGCAACAAGATCCGCGCCTGGTTCTCCAAGGAGCGCCGCGACGAGGCCATCGAGCAGGGCAAGGACGCCATCGCGCGCGCCATGCGCAAGCAGAACCTGCCGATCCAGCGCATCCTGACCGGCGACTCCCTGGTCACCCTCGCCCACGAGATGCGCTACCCGGACATCTCCTCGCTGTACGCGGCGATCGGTGAGGGCCATGTCGCGGCGGCCGGCGTCGTGCAGAAGCTGGTGCAGGCGCTCGGCGGCCACGACGAGGCCAACGAGGACCTGGCCGAAGCCACCCCGCCCTCGCACGGCGGCCGCAGCAAGCGCCGGGCCAACGCCGACCCCGGTGTCGTCGTCAAGGGCGTCGAGGACGTCTGGGTCAAGCTCGCCCGCTGCTGCACTCCGGTCCCCGGCGACCCGATCATCGGCTTCGTCACCCGGGGCAGCGGCGTCTCCGTGCACCGCGCCGACTGCGTCAACGTCGAATCGCTCTCCCAGCAGCCCGAGCGGATCCTCGACGTCGAATGGGCCCCCACCCAGTCCTCGGTCTTCCTGGTCGCCATCCAGGTCGAGGCGCTGGACCGTTCCCGGCTCCTCTCGGACGTCACGAGGATCCTCTCGGACCAGCACGTCAACATCCTGTCGGCGGCCGTCCAGACCTCCCGCGACCGGGTGGCCACCTCCCGCTTCACCTTCGAGATGGGCGACCCCAAGCACCTGGGGCACGTCCTGAAGGCCGTACGCGGCGTAGAGGGCGTCTACGACGTCTACCGGGTCACCTCGGCCCGCAGGCCGTGACCGTGGCCACGGAAGCCCACAGGCCATAGCAGCGGCAACGGAAGAAGCCCCGGTACGCATCGCGCGTACCGGGGCTTCTCCGTCAGCCGTGGCTGGCTCAGCCGCCGAACTCCTCCAGGCCCTTCAGCGCCTGGTCCAGCAGCGCCTGGCGGCCCTCCAGCTCCTTGGCCAGCTTGTCCGCGCGGGCGTTGTTGCCCTGGGCGCGCGCGGTGTCGATCTGGCCGCGCAGCTTGTCCACCGCCGCCTGGAGCTGACCGGTCAGACCCTCGGCACGGGCCCGCGCCTCCGGGTTGGTCCGGCGCCACTCGGACTCCTCGGCCTCCTGGAGCGCCCGCTCCACCGCCTGCATCCGGCCCTCGACCTTCGGGCGGGCGTCTCGCGGTACGTGGCCGATGGCCTCCCAGCGCTCGTTGATACCCCGGAAAGCGGCCCGGGCCGCCTTCAGGTCCTTCACGGGCACCAGCTTCTCGGCCTCGGCGGCAAGCTCCTCCTTCAGCTTGAGGTTCTCGCCCTGCTCGGCGTCGCGTTCCGCGAAGACCTCGCCACGGGCGGCGAAGAAGACGTCCTGGGCGCCGCGGAAGCGGTTCCACAGGTCGTCCTCGGCCTCGCGCTGGGCGCGGCCCGCCGCCTTCCACTCGGTCATCAGATCGCGGTAGCGCGCGGCCGTGCCGACCCAGTCCGTCGAACCGGAGAGCGACTCGGCCTCGGCGACCAGCTTCTCCTTGGCCTTGCGGGCCTCCTCGCGCTGGGCGTCCAGCGCGGCGAAGTGGGCCTTGCGCCGCTTGGAGAACGCCGAGCGGGCGTGCGAGAAGCGGTGCCACAGCTCGTCGTCCGACTTGCGGTCCAGACGGGGGAGACCCTTCCAGGTGTCCACCAGCGCCCGCAGCCGCTCACCGGCGGCGCGCCACTGCTCGCTCTTCGCCAGCTCCTCGGCCTCGGCGACCAGCGCCTCCTTGGCCTGCTTGGCCTCGTCGGTCTGCTTGGCCTTGAGGACCTTGCGCTCCTCGCGCCGCGCCTCGACCGTCGCCACGAGCGCGTCCAGCCGCTTGCGCAGTGCGTCCAGGTCGCCCACCGCGTGGTGCTCGTCCACCTGCTGCCGCAGATGGTCGATCGCGGTCGTCGCGTCCTTCGCCGACAGATCGGTGGTCTTCACCCGCCGTTCGAGGAGGCCGATCTCGACCACAATGCCGTCGTACTTGCGCTCGAAATAGGCCAGAGCCTCTTCAGGCGAACCGGCCTGCCACGATCCGACGACCTGCTCGCCGTCGGCTGTACGCACGTACACGGTGCCCGTCTCATCGACGCGGCCCCACGGGTCGCTGCTCACAGCGCCTCCTCCACCTGATGCCTGCGAGGGGGTTCGCCCCCGGGCATCGTCCACAGTTTCCTCGGGCGGGCCTCGCCCGCCCTGCACAACGCCAATCTAGGCGACCGGCCGCCCGGCTGTCCGCACTCCGCGCGGCCGAAATTCTTCGCTCCCGCCCGGCGGCCCGGGACGCCGTACGCGCCGCGGGGCCGTACGTCCGGATCAGTCCTTCTCGACGGCCGCCTTCTTGATCTCCACGGCCTTCTTCGGCGCACCGTCACCAGCGCCGCCCTCGACACCCGCGGCGCCGACCGTCTCGACGACCTTCAGGGACTCCTTGTCGAGCTTGCCGAACGGGGTGTACGTCGGGGGCAGCTTGGTGTCCTTGTAGACCAGGAAGAACTGGCTGCCGCCGGAGTCCGGCTGGCCGGTGTTGGCCATCGCCACCGTGCCCGCCGGGAACGTCACCGCACCGTCGTCGCCCGCCTTGCCGAGCGCGGTCAGGTTCTCGTCCGGGATGTTGTAGCCGGGGCCGCCCGTGCCGTCGCCCTTCGGGTCACCGCACTGCAGCACGTAGATGTTCTGCGTGGTGAGGCGGTGGCACTTGGTCCCGTCGAAGAAGCCCTTGTCCGCGAGCGCCTTGAAGGAGTTCGTCGTGTGCGGGGTCTTCGAGGCGTCCATGGCGAACGCTATGTCGCCCTGGCTCGTCCCCAGCGACATCGTGTACGTCGCCTTCTTGTCGATCGTCATCGGCGGCTCGGGCGCCTTGCTCTCGGTCTCCGAGGGCGTCGGCTCCGGGCTCTGGCTCGCGGCCGCCTCGTTCTTCTTGTCCTTGTCGTCGTCCTTGCCCGACAGCACGAACGCGCTCACGCCCACGACGGCGACCACGGCCACCGACGCCGCCACTATCGCGGTGATGCGCTTCGTCCGGCGACGGGCTTCCTCCCGGCGCTTCTGCTGGCGCTCGAACTTCTCCCGGGCGAGCTGCCGCCTCCGCTGTTCGCTGCTGGACACCGGTTGGGCTCCTTGTTACGTCGTGACGTCGGGGATACGTCGGGGGATTCGGGTCTGGACTGCCCGTACCGTATATGGGTTACCTGTGTCATGAGGAGCGCCGGTAGGCTCTGAACTGCTGCGACCCATGCCACCACCGCATCCTCCGGACGAACATTAAGGACGATCGTGCTCATTGCCGGGTTCCCCGCCGGGGCCTGGGGGACCAACTGCTATCTGGTCGCCCCCGCCGCCGGTGAGGAGTGCGTGATCATCGACCCGGGCCACCAGGCCGCCCAGGGCGTCGAGGAAACGCTGAAGAAGCATCGGCTCAAGCCCGTCGCCGTCGTGCTCACCCACGGCCACATCGACCATGTCGCCTCGGTCGTCCCGGTCTGCGGCGCCCATGACGTCCCCGCCTGGATCCACCCCGAGGACCGCTACATGATGAGCGACCCGGAGAAGGCGCTCGGCCGCTCCATCGGGATGCCGCTCATGGGCGAGCTGACGGTGGGGGAGCCGGACGACCTCAAGGAGCTGACCGACGGCTCGAAGCTGACCCTGGCGGGGCTGGAGTTCGGCGTCTCGCACGCGCCCGGCCATACCAAGGGGTCGGTGACGTTCGGGATGCCCGAGGCCGCGGACATCCCGCCGGTCCTCTTCTCGGGCGACCTGCTCTTCGCCGGCTCCGTCGGACGCACCGACCTGCCCGGCGGCGACCACGCCGAGCTGCTGAGGTCGCTGGCCCGTGTGTGCCTGCCCCTCGACGACTCGACCGTGGTGCTGTCGGGCCACGGCCCCCAGACGACCATCGGCCGCGAGCGCGCCACCAACCCGTTCCTGAACGGGCTGGACGCGGCGCCGCGCCGAGGACTGTAGACGAGAGACCTATTACGTGAGCACCTTCCAGGCCCCCAAGGGCACCTACGACCTGATCCCGCCGGACTCCGCGAAGTTCCTGGCGGTGCGCGAGGCCATCTCCGCGCCCCTGCGCGACTCCGGCTACGGCTACATCGAGACCCCCGGCTTCGAGAACGTGGAGCTGTTCGCGCGCGGTGTCGGTGAGTCCACCGACATCGTCACCAAGGAGATGTACACCCTCACCACCAAGGGCGGCGACCAGCTGGCGCTGCGCCCCGAGGGCACCGCATCCGTCCTGCGCGCGGCCCTGGAGGCCAACCTCCACAAGGCCGGCAACCTCCCCGTCAAGCTCTGGTACTCCGGCTCGTACTACCGCTACGAGCGCCCGCAGAAGGGCCGCTACCGCCACTTCTCGCAGGTCGGCGCCGAGGCCATCGGCACCGAGGACCCGGTCCTGGACGCCGAGCTGATCATCCTGGCCGACCAGGCGTACCGCTCGCTGGGCCTGCGCCAGTTCCGCATCCTGCTGAACTCGCTGGGCGACAAGGAGTGCCGCCCGGTCTACCGGGAGGCGCTCCAGACCTTCCTGCGCGACCTCGACCTGGACGAGGAGACCCGCCGCCGCATCGAGATCAACCCGCTGCGCGTCCTGGACGACAAGCGGGCCGACGTACAGAAGCAGCTCACCGACGCCCCCCGGCTCCGTGACTACCTCTGCGACGCCTGCAAGGCGTACCACGAGGAGGTTCGCGCGCTGCTCACGGCGGCGGGCGTGGTGTACGAGGACGACGAGAAGCTCGTCCGCGGCCTCGACTACTACACCCGCACCACCTTCGAGTTCGTCCACGACGGCCTGGGCTCCCAGTCCGCGGTGGGCGGCGGCGGCCGCTACGACGGCCTCTCCGAAATGATCGGCGGCCCCGCGCTGCCGTCCGTCGGCTGGGCCCTCGGCGTGGACCGCACGGTCCTCGCCCTGGAGGCCGAGGGCGTCGAGCTGGACCTCCCCGTCACCACCAGCGTGTACGCGGTCCCGCTCGGCGACGAGGCCCGCCGGGCCCTCTTCACGGTCGTCACCGAACTGCGCCGCGCGGGCGTAGCCGCCGACTTCGCCTTCGGCGGCCGGGGCCTCAAGGGCGCGATGAAGAGCGCCAACCGCTCCGGCGCGCGCTACACCCTGGTCGCGGGCGAACGCGATCTGGCCGAGGGCGTCGTCCAGCTCAAGGACATGGAGTCCGGCGAGCAGGCGGCGGTGGCGCTGGCCGACGTGGTCGCGGAGCTGAAGACCCGGCTCGGCTGAGCCGGCCGGTCGTACGGAGAACACCCGGCTCGGCTGAGTGGTCGTACGGGAAGGGCGCGGGCCGGAGGCTTCAGGTCTCCGGCCTGCGCCCTCTCGCGTGGGCGGGGCCTCCCAGCGCTCCGTGCCGAGCGGCCTCCGGCCGTGGCGGACCCCGCCGACGTCAACACGGCCGCCGCCGATTCATCCTCGCGCCCGCCCACCACGGGTTGCGTCGCGCACCCGGGCACCCTGCGGCGGAGGGCACTTCCCGGCCACCGGTCGTACGCCTTTATGTCCATCGAACGGATGACCCGTCCCGGGGTGCGGCACAATGACCATGCCCGGCTGACCACTCAGTGATGGAACGGCGATATGACGACTGCAGCGGTAGACCACCAGCCCTCATCCGACCAGGAGGAGGACGGCGGCAAGCGCACCTTCGGGGCCGGACGGGGTCTCGCCCTGCTCCTGGTGATCACCGGCGCGGCCGGACTGCTGGCCTCCTGGATCATCACGATCGACAAGTTCAAGCTGCTGGAGGACCCCTCCTTCACCCCCGGCTGCAGCCTCAACCCCGTCGTCGCGTGCGGCAACATCATGAAGAGCGAGCAGGCCTCGGCCTTCGGGTTCCCCAACCCGATGCTCGGCCTGGTCACGTACGGCATGGTCATCGCCATCGGCATGGGCCTGCTCGCCGGTGCCCGCTACCGCAGCTGGTTCTGGCTCGGCCTCAACGCGGGCACCCTGTTCGGCGTCGGCTTCTGCACCTGGCTCCAGTACCAGTCGCTGTACAACATCAACTCGCTCTGCCTGTGGTGCTGCCTCGCCTGGGTCGCCACGATCATCATGTTCTGCTATGTGACCACGCACAACGTCAAGCACCGCATCCTCCCCGCGCCCGCCTGGCTGCGGAACGGGCTGACCGAGTTCCACTGGGTGCCGCCGGTGCTGTGGATCGGGATCATCGGCATGCTGATCCTGACCCGCTGGTGGGACTTCTGGACCAGCTGACCCCGACCGCCGACCCGACGCCCCCGGCCGCCTGCCCGCAGGCGGCCGGGGGCGTTGTCAGTGGGGTCGCTTAGGCTTCATGACGTGGAGCCCGACCTCTTTACCGCAGCCGCCGAAGACCGCCAGGAGAAGGACCCGTCCGCCAGCCCCCTCGCTGTCCGGATGCGCCCCCGTGCCCTGGACGAGGTCGTCGGCCAGCAGCATCTGCTCAAGCCGGGCTCGCCGCTCCGCAGACTCGTCGAGGGGAGCGGCGGCCCGGCCGGCGCCTCCTCGGTGATCCTGTGGGGCCCGCCCGGCACCGGGAAGACGACTCTCGCGTACGTGGTCAGCAAGGCCACCAACAAGCGCTTCGTCGAGCTGTCCGCGATCACCGCGGGCGTCAAGGAGGTCCGGGCCGTCATCGAGAGCGCCCGCCGCGCCTCCGGCGGCTTCGGCAAGGAGACCGTCCTCTTCCTGGACGAGATCCACCGCTTCTCCAAGGCCCAGCAGGACTCCCTGCTCCCCGCCGTGGAGAACCGCTGGGTGACCCTGATCGCGGCCACCACGGAGAATCCGTACTTCTCGGTGATCTCACCGCTGCTCTCGCGCTCCCTGCTGCTCACCCTGGAGCCGCTGACCGACGACGACCTGCGCGATCTGGTGCGCCGGGCGCTGACCGACGAGCGCGGCCTCGGCGGGGCGCTCACGCTGCCCGAGGACGCGGAGGCGCATCTGCTGCGCATCGCGGGCGGCGACGCGCGCCGGGTGCTCACGGCCCTGGAGGCGGCGGCCGGTGCGGCGCTCGCCACGCACGAGGCGGAGATCACGCTCGAGACGGTCGAGGCCACCGTCGACCGGGCCGCCGTGAAGTACGACCGGGACGGCGACCAGCACTACGACGTGGCCAGCGCGCTCATCAAGTCCATCCGCGGCTCCGACGTGGACGCCGCCCTGCACTATCTGGCCCGGATGATCGAGGCGGGGGAGGACCCCCGGTTCATCGCCCGGCGGCTGATGATCTCGGCCAGCGAGGACATCGGGCTCGCGGACCCCACCGCGCTGCCGACGGCGGTGGCGGCCGCCCAGGCCGTCGCCATGATCGGCTTCCCGGAGGCGGCGCTCACCCTGAGCCACGCCACGATCGCCCTCGCCCTCGCGCCGAAGTCCAACGCGGCGACGCTCGCGATCTTCGCCGCGCAGGAGGACGTACGGAAGGGGCTCGCGGGCCCCGTCCCGGCCCATCTGCGCGACGGCCATTACAAGGGCGCGGCCAAGCTCGGCCACGCCCAGGGCTATATCTATCCGCATGACGTCCAGGGCGGTATCGCCGCCCAGCAGTACGCCCCGGACGCGGTCCGCGACCGGCGGTACTACACCCCCACGCGGCACGGCGCCGAGGCGAGATACGCGGAGGTGGTCGAGCGGGTCCGCGAGCGCCTGGGCCGCCAGGGCGGCGGCCCGGACCCGGCGTCCTGAACCACCAGGGTTCCGCCCTGGACCACTCCGGTCCCGCCCGGAACCGGCGTCCCGCCCGGAACCGCCCGGGGCGCGGTCAGGACGCGGCCGCCTCGAAGAGCGTGTGCATCGCCCGGCGCAGCTCGGTGACGTCCCGTACGGGCTCCGGAAACTCGAAGCGCGCGTCGAAGCACGACCCCTTGTCCTCCACGAAGCGGACCCGCAGCCCGAAGCGGTCCAGGGCCACGGGCACGGCGGCCGGCCGGTGCGAGGCGTAGGCGCGGGCCGTGCGCTCCCCGAGCAGCGCGCACAGCGTGCGCATCTGGTCCTCGTGGGCGGCGTGCAGATGCTGCAGCAGCTCCGCCTCGTGGCAGGCCAGCGGATCGGGGGAGGCGTCCCGGAAGTCCTCCGCCTCGATGTCCGCGGCGCCCCAGAGGTCGTCCACGTACGCCTCGCCGAACTCCAGGCGCAGCATCATCCGGCCGGGCTCCGCGATGCCGGGTACGGAGGTGAGCCAGCCGGAGATCCAGGCCCGGCCCCGGATGCGGTGCGGTACGGAGATCGGGGCGACGTCCGTGATCTCCAGCACGGCGGTCAGTTCGTCGCCCTGCGCGTGGGTCGCGGCCCGGACGGCCGGGGAATCCGCAGGGAATTCGAGGAACAGATCGCCCTCCGGACCCACGCTCCGCGTGTCCGGCATCAGGGGTTCTGCGCGGGCCAGATCGAGCCCCGGTACGACGAGCAGCGCGGAGCAGGTACTCTGTACGAGAGTTCGTGTGCGCTCGGCTGCTGACGGCATCCGAGTGGTTTCAAGCCCGCTGGGACGCGGCTGACCACGATCAGATCGGCCTTCCGTCGTAGCAGCACCCTCTGAAGAGGTGCTGCCGCTGTCTGTGCTGTCCGTGACGTGAGTGGTGTTCCCAGGGCGAGACATGCGATCTCCTTGAGTAAGGTAAGCCTAACCTAACCTACAACGGAGGTCTGGAGAACGTGCCTAACCAGTCGCGTCCCAAGGTCAAGAAGTCGCGTGCCCTCGGCATCGCCCTGACGCCCAAGGCTGTCAAGTACTTCGAAGCGCGTCCGTACCCGCCGGGCGAGCACGGCCGTGGCCGCAAGCAGAACTCGGACTACAAGGTCCGTCTGCTGGAGAAGCAGCGCCTGCGTGCGCAGTACGACATCAGCGAGCGCCAGATGGCGCGCGCCTACGACCGCGCCAAGAAGGCCGAGGGCAAGACGGGTGAGGCGCTGGTCGTCGAGCTCGAGCGTCGTCTCGACGCCCTGGTCCTGCGTTCGGGCATCGCCCGCACCATCTACCAGGCCCGCCAGATGGTCGTCCACGGCCACATCGAGGTCAACGGCGGCAAGGTCGACAAGCCCTCCTTCCGCGTGCGTCCGGACGACATCGTCCAGGTCCGCGAGCGCAGCCGCTCCAAGGTCCCCTTCCAGGTGGCCCGCGAGGGTGGTTACGACACCGAGGGCGAGACCCCGCGCTACCTCCAGGTGAACCTGAAGGCCCTGGCCTTCCGCCTGGAC is a genomic window containing:
- the hisS gene encoding histidine--tRNA ligase: MSTFQAPKGTYDLIPPDSAKFLAVREAISAPLRDSGYGYIETPGFENVELFARGVGESTDIVTKEMYTLTTKGGDQLALRPEGTASVLRAALEANLHKAGNLPVKLWYSGSYYRYERPQKGRYRHFSQVGAEAIGTEDPVLDAELIILADQAYRSLGLRQFRILLNSLGDKECRPVYREALQTFLRDLDLDEETRRRIEINPLRVLDDKRADVQKQLTDAPRLRDYLCDACKAYHEEVRALLTAAGVVYEDDEKLVRGLDYYTRTTFEFVHDGLGSQSAVGGGGRYDGLSEMIGGPALPSVGWALGVDRTVLALEAEGVELDLPVTTSVYAVPLGDEARRALFTVVTELRRAGVAADFAFGGRGLKGAMKSANRSGARYTLVAGERDLAEGVVQLKDMESGEQAAVALADVVAELKTRLG
- the secF gene encoding protein translocase subunit SecF translates to MSRLGNLGARLYRGEVGYDFIRNRKIWYGVSILITITAIIGVAVGGLRMGIEFQGGAVFTTDTKAKISTAQATDVATEASGHLAIVQELGNGGLRIQITEVDTAKANEIKETLSDELGIPADEINADLVGPSWGEQIANKAWTGLAVFMVLVVIYLAIAFEWRMAVAALIALIHDITITVGVYALVGFEVTPGTVIGLLTILGYSLYDTVVVFDSLKEGQKDITKQTRFTYSEIANRSINSTLVRSINTTVVALLPVAGLLFIGGGVFGAGMLNDISLSLFVGLAAGAYSSIFIATPLVADLKERDPQMKALKKRVLAKRAAAAAKGESPEDEAPVEPREDAATAGTAGTAGSAIGRPRSHGRTPGKR
- a CDS encoding DUF349 domain-containing protein — its product is MSSDPWGRVDETGTVYVRTADGEQVVGSWQAGSPEEALAYFERKYDGIVVEIGLLERRVKTTDLSAKDATTAIDHLRQQVDEHHAVGDLDALRKRLDALVATVEARREERKVLKAKQTDEAKQAKEALVAEAEELAKSEQWRAAGERLRALVDTWKGLPRLDRKSDDELWHRFSHARSAFSKRRKAHFAALDAQREEARKAKEKLVAEAESLSGSTDWVGTAARYRDLMTEWKAAGRAQREAEDDLWNRFRGAQDVFFAARGEVFAERDAEQGENLKLKEELAAEAEKLVPVKDLKAARAAFRGINERWEAIGHVPRDARPKVEGRMQAVERALQEAEESEWRRTNPEARARAEGLTGQLQAAVDKLRGQIDTARAQGNNARADKLAKELEGRQALLDQALKGLEEFGG
- a CDS encoding peptidylprolyl isomerase, with translation MSSSEQRRRQLAREKFERQQKRREEARRRTKRITAIVAASVAVVAVVGVSAFVLSGKDDDKDKKNEAAASQSPEPTPSETESKAPEPPMTIDKKATYTMSLGTSQGDIAFAMDASKTPHTTNSFKALADKGFFDGTKCHRLTTQNIYVLQCGDPKGDGTGGPGYNIPDENLTALGKAGDDGAVTFPAGTVAMANTGQPDSGGSQFFLVYKDTKLPPTYTPFGKLDKESLKVVETVGAAGVEGGAGDGAPKKAVEIKKAAVEKD
- a CDS encoding RelA/SpoT family protein, with amino-acid sequence MPDEAQSAAAPQPDKPAAAPATPAKAAPSNAPKPAPPEPGAGSARPPAAEPSGTSAGKPADASPAPARPAAGPPAKPSGTPPPKPPAPTPPPAPVKPAAPAGSASRSGGSSNRVRARLARLGVQRSSPYNPVLEPLLRTVRGNDPKIETATLRQIERAYQVAERWHRGQKRKSGDPYITHPLAVTTILAELGMDPATLMAGLLHDTVEDTEYGLDTLKREFGDQVALLVDGVTKLDKVKFGEAAQAETVRKMVVAMAKDPRVLVIKLADRLHNMRTMRYLKREKQEKKARETLEIYAPLAHRLGMNTIKWELEDLAFAILYPKMYDEIVRLVAERAPKRDEYLAIVTDEVQADLRAARIKATVTGRPKHYYSVYQKMIVRGRDFAEIYDLVGIRVLVDTVRDCYAALGTVHARWNPVPGRFKDYIAMPKFNMYQSLHTTVIGPSGKPVELQIRTFDMHRRAEYGIAAHWKYKQEAVAGASKVRTDVPKNTGRGQDTVNDMAWLRQLLDWQKETEDPSEFLESLRFDLSRNEVFVFTPKGDVIALPAGATPVDFAYAVHTEVGHRTIGARVNGRLVPLESTLDNGDLVEVFTSKAAGAGPSRDWLGFVKSPRARNKIRAWFSKERRDEAIEQGKDAIARAMRKQNLPIQRILTGDSLVTLAHEMRYPDISSLYAAIGEGHVAAAGVVQKLVQALGGHDEANEDLAEATPPSHGGRSKRRANADPGVVVKGVEDVWVKLARCCTPVPGDPIIGFVTRGSGVSVHRADCVNVESLSQQPERILDVEWAPTQSSVFLVAIQVEALDRSRLLSDVTRILSDQHVNILSAAVQTSRDRVATSRFTFEMGDPKHLGHVLKAVRGVEGVYDVYRVTSARRP
- a CDS encoding adenine phosphoribosyltransferase — translated: MTSTTGSTRELLLSRIRDVADYPKPGVVFKDITPLLADPVAFTALTDALAELCVRHGATKIVGLEARGFILAAPVAVRAGIGFVPVRKAGKLPGATLAQSYELEYGRAEIEIHAEDLTAEDRIMVIDDVLATGGTAEASLELIRRAGAQVAGVSVLMELGFLAGRARLEPGLRGAPLEALITV
- a CDS encoding MBL fold metallo-hydrolase; its protein translation is MLIAGFPAGAWGTNCYLVAPAAGEECVIIDPGHQAAQGVEETLKKHRLKPVAVVLTHGHIDHVASVVPVCGAHDVPAWIHPEDRYMMSDPEKALGRSIGMPLMGELTVGEPDDLKELTDGSKLTLAGLEFGVSHAPGHTKGSVTFGMPEAADIPPVLFSGDLLFAGSVGRTDLPGGDHAELLRSLARVCLPLDDSTVVLSGHGPQTTIGRERATNPFLNGLDAAPRRGL